The Deltaproteobacteria bacterium DNA window CCATCCTTGTCACGGCTATCCGCTGCCTGGCCATCGCGGCCATTTTCTGCGTGGCGCGACCGGCCAGCGGAGGTTCACCCATGCATATTCTCGCCTTCGGGGACAGCCTGACCGCCGGGTACGGCCTGGCGCCCTCGGAATCCTTTGCCGCCCGCCTGGAACAACGCCTGCTCGCCAAGGGCCGAAGCGTGCGGGTCACCAACGCCGGGTTGTCCGGCGACACCTCCAGCGGCGGGTTGGACCGCCTGCCCTGGTCCCTTCAGGACAAACCAGACCTGGTCATCCTGGAACTGGGAGCCAATGACGGCCT harbors:
- a CDS encoding arylesterase, with the protein product MSAILVTAIRCLAIAAIFCVARPASGGSPMHILAFGDSLTAGYGLAPSESFAARLEQRLLAKGRSVRVTNAGLSGDTSSGGLDRLPWSLQDKPDLVILELGANDGL